In Falco biarmicus isolate bFalBia1 chromosome 5, bFalBia1.pri, whole genome shotgun sequence, a single genomic region encodes these proteins:
- the PMM1 gene encoding phosphomannomutase 1, whose amino-acid sequence MAAARGRVLCLFDVDGTLTPARQKIDPEVDAFLRELRERVHIGVVGGSDYAKIAEQLGDGDEVIDKFDYVFAENGTVQYKNGQLVSKQAIQDHLGEELLQDLINFCLNYMALLKLPKKRGTFIEFRNGMLNISPIGRSCTPEERIEFSELDKKERIREKFVAALQREFAGKGLRFSRGGMISFDVFPEGWDKRYCLNVLDDERFDTIHFFGNETTPGGNDYEIYDDPRTVGHSVQSPQDTVQRCREIFFPERANER is encoded by the exons atggcggcggcgcggggccgggtGCTGTGCCTCTTCGACGTGGACGGGACCCTGACGCCGGCTCGGCAG aAAATCGATCCGGAGGTGGACGCGTTCCTGCGGGAGCTGCGGGAGAGGGTGCACATCGGCGTGGTGGGCGGCTCCGACTACGCCAAGATAGCCGAGCAGCTGGGGGACGGGGACGAAG TCATCGATAAGTTTGACTATGTCTTCGCAGAGAACGGCACAGTGCAATACAAGAACGGGCAGCTGGTCTCCAAGCAG gcCATTCAGGACCACCTGGGGGAAGAGCTCCTGCAGGATCTAATCAACTTCTGTCTCAACTACATGGCGCTGCTGAAGCTGCCCAAGAAACG AGGAACCTTCATTGAGTTTCGCAATGGGATGCTGAACATCTCCCCCATCGGACGGAGCTGCACCCCAGAGGAGCGAATAGAGTTCTCTGAGCTGGACAAG AAAGAACGGATCCGGGAGAAGTTTGTGGCAGCCTTGCAGAGGGAGTTTGCTGGCAAAGGCCTGCGTTTCTCTCGAG GTGGCATGATCAGCTTTGACGTCTTCCcagagggctgggacaagcGCTACTGCCTCAACGTGCTCGACGATGAGAGATTTGATACCATCCACTTCTTTGGGAATGAGACAACCCCT GGAGGAAACGATTATGAAATCTATGACGATCCCCGCACGGTGGGACACAGTGTCCAGTCTCCCCAGGACACAGTCCAGCGATGTCGTGAAATCTTCTTTCCAGAGAGAGCAAATGAGCGCTGA